From one Rhopalosiphum padi isolate XX-2018 chromosome 2, ASM2088224v1, whole genome shotgun sequence genomic stretch:
- the LOC132922198 gene encoding inositol polyphosphate-5-phosphatase A isoform X2, translated as MTSKELRIFNRAQVFLDEEFTSAENFTALGNFYFIHEAIKEASIWDFNKQEFLSVTEKTIYSGNIEDVSTKEKSKFPQDFFPECKWSRKGFLRTRWKLNGSVFDLINIHLFHDASNFTAMQSHSSVYSIMRQKALEYTLDRFRNYEFGFAPFFLFGDFNFRTDTKAVIMKIVEGLDMVKDDVDKDNLVFQYTDNSKEVIFTLRKKEFRHLDHQNIFVSKSGSWLKDFDHELKSFEEQLFEFPIYFQPSYPFEENEHEGMNYMQTRCPAWCDRVVLSAGAKLLINEKALEEDNNGEVEYDLIGKKTCMGDHKPVYLKCDIMNNAGIVDRVDCACKLNRVPPETQNPLHALLGDHLCVDSNECCISVVDTIVPDNTVLGEVKIPPVPSTSTDDCDFDIVPLKQNYTESHCKTNKPFTCGFLRKKISDKHGTHKSIFPVSNCICKTHKWKFPMIMQKAWKHNRRIRLKSIPSLNNMPLQRYQSHHSSSDEDWFEEIADDETNNCDDKKNKCISNSNIILTNDDNCSVNFDNQSEQVATNKFKWCSSFAFRKFCDKRPLTEKKIAHRNPTTSCRII; from the exons ATGACAAGCAAAGAATTAAGGATCTTCAATAGAGCTCAAGTATTTCTTGATGAAGAATTTACATCAGCGGAAAATTTTACA gcTTTGgggaacttttattttatacatgaagCCATAAAAGAAGCATCTATATGGGATTTTAATA AACAAGAGTTTTTATCAGTCACTGAAAAAACCATATATTCTGGAAATATTGAAGATGTTTCCACAAAAGAAAAGTCTAAATTTCCTCAAGATTTTTTTCCAGAA tgCAAATGGTCACGTAAAGGATTTTTAAGAACTAGATGGAAGCTCAATGGTTCTGTATTTGATctcataaatattcatttatttcatgACGCTTCAAATTTTACTGCAATGCAATct caTTCATCTGTTTATTCTATCATGAGACAAAAAGCACTTGAATACACTTTAGATCG GTTCCGTAATTATGAATTTGGATTTgctccattttttttatttggagaTTTTAATTTTCGCACAGATACCAAAGCTGTCATAATG aaaatagttGAGGGGTTGGATATGGTAAAAGATGACGTTGATAAAGATAACTTAGTTTTTCAGTATACAGACAATTCAAAAGAA gttatttttactttaagaaAAAAAGAATTTCGTCATTTGGaccatcaaaatatatttgtgtcaAAAAGTGGATCgtgg TTAAAAGATTTTGATCACgaattaaaatcatttgaaGAACAATTGTTTGAATTTCCTATATATTTTCAACCAAGTTATCCATTTGAAGAAAATGAACACGAAGGAATGAACTATATGCAAACCAGATGCCCAGCTTGGTGTGATAGAGTAGTTTTAAGTGCTGGTgctaaacttttaattaatgaaaag GCATTAGAAGAAGATAATAATGGTGAAGTGGAGTATGATCTTATTGGAAAGAAAACTTGCATGGGAGATCataag CCTGTGTACTTGAAATGTGACATAATGAACAATGCAGGTATAGTGGACAGAGTGGATTGTGCTTGTAAGCTTAACCGTGTGCCTCCTGAAACCCAAAATCCACTGCATGCTTTATTGGGTGATCATTTATGTGTAGATTCAAACGAGTGTTGTATTTCAGTAGTAGATACAATTGTACCAGATAATACTGTATTAGGTGAAGTTAAAATCCCTCCAGTACCATCTACATCCACAGATGATTGTGATTTTGATATTGTacctttaaaacaaaattatacagaaAGTCATTGCAAAACAAATAAGCCATTTACTTGTGGATTTTTGCGTAAAAAAATATCTGACAAACATGGGACACATAAAAGTATATTTCCTGTATCTAATTGCATTTGCAAAACACACAAATGGAAATTTCCGATGATTATGCAAAAAGCTTGGAAGCATAATAGACGTATCAGGCTCAAGTCAATTCCTAGTCTCAATAATATGCCCTTGCAAAGGTATCAAAGCCACCATAGTTCATCAGATGAAGATTGGTTTGAGGAAATTGCCGATGATGAAACTAATAATTGTGAtgacaagaaaaataaatgcatttctaATTCAAACATAATTCTCACTAATGACGATAATTGTTCTGTTAATTTTGACAATCAATCCGAACAAGTAgcaacaaacaaatttaaatggtGTTCTTCTTTTGCATTTAGAAAATTTTGCGACAAACGACCATTAACAGAAAAAAAGATAGCCCATAGAAATCCGACAACTTCTTGTCGGATTATATAA
- the LOC132922198 gene encoding inositol polyphosphate-5-phosphatase A isoform X1 yields the protein MACESSTRVLLVTANIGSIFENPSVMLKIWTEEFLNTVSRLDPYFIALHCQEVGGKNYEESMKHVNFFVSLLMTSKELRIFNRAQVFLDEEFTSAENFTALGNFYFIHEAIKEASIWDFNKQEFLSVTEKTIYSGNIEDVSTKEKSKFPQDFFPECKWSRKGFLRTRWKLNGSVFDLINIHLFHDASNFTAMQSHSSVYSIMRQKALEYTLDRFRNYEFGFAPFFLFGDFNFRTDTKAVIMKIVEGLDMVKDDVDKDNLVFQYTDNSKEVIFTLRKKEFRHLDHQNIFVSKSGSWLKDFDHELKSFEEQLFEFPIYFQPSYPFEENEHEGMNYMQTRCPAWCDRVVLSAGAKLLINEKALEEDNNGEVEYDLIGKKTCMGDHKPVYLKCDIMNNAGIVDRVDCACKLNRVPPETQNPLHALLGDHLCVDSNECCISVVDTIVPDNTVLGEVKIPPVPSTSTDDCDFDIVPLKQNYTESHCKTNKPFTCGFLRKKISDKHGTHKSIFPVSNCICKTHKWKFPMIMQKAWKHNRRIRLKSIPSLNNMPLQRYQSHHSSSDEDWFEEIADDETNNCDDKKNKCISNSNIILTNDDNCSVNFDNQSEQVATNKFKWCSSFAFRKFCDKRPLTEKKIAHRNPTTSCRII from the exons CCAAGTGtgatgttaaaaatatggacTGAAGAATTCTTGAat acTGTGAGCAGATTGGATCCATATTTTATAGCTTTGCATTGTCAAGAAGTTGGTGgaaaaaattatgaagaaagCATGAAACACGTCAATTTTTTTGTTAG TTTATTGATGACAAGCAAAGAATTAAGGATCTTCAATAGAGCTCAAGTATTTCTTGATGAAGAATTTACATCAGCGGAAAATTTTACA gcTTTGgggaacttttattttatacatgaagCCATAAAAGAAGCATCTATATGGGATTTTAATA AACAAGAGTTTTTATCAGTCACTGAAAAAACCATATATTCTGGAAATATTGAAGATGTTTCCACAAAAGAAAAGTCTAAATTTCCTCAAGATTTTTTTCCAGAA tgCAAATGGTCACGTAAAGGATTTTTAAGAACTAGATGGAAGCTCAATGGTTCTGTATTTGATctcataaatattcatttatttcatgACGCTTCAAATTTTACTGCAATGCAATct caTTCATCTGTTTATTCTATCATGAGACAAAAAGCACTTGAATACACTTTAGATCG GTTCCGTAATTATGAATTTGGATTTgctccattttttttatttggagaTTTTAATTTTCGCACAGATACCAAAGCTGTCATAATG aaaatagttGAGGGGTTGGATATGGTAAAAGATGACGTTGATAAAGATAACTTAGTTTTTCAGTATACAGACAATTCAAAAGAA gttatttttactttaagaaAAAAAGAATTTCGTCATTTGGaccatcaaaatatatttgtgtcaAAAAGTGGATCgtgg TTAAAAGATTTTGATCACgaattaaaatcatttgaaGAACAATTGTTTGAATTTCCTATATATTTTCAACCAAGTTATCCATTTGAAGAAAATGAACACGAAGGAATGAACTATATGCAAACCAGATGCCCAGCTTGGTGTGATAGAGTAGTTTTAAGTGCTGGTgctaaacttttaattaatgaaaag GCATTAGAAGAAGATAATAATGGTGAAGTGGAGTATGATCTTATTGGAAAGAAAACTTGCATGGGAGATCataag CCTGTGTACTTGAAATGTGACATAATGAACAATGCAGGTATAGTGGACAGAGTGGATTGTGCTTGTAAGCTTAACCGTGTGCCTCCTGAAACCCAAAATCCACTGCATGCTTTATTGGGTGATCATTTATGTGTAGATTCAAACGAGTGTTGTATTTCAGTAGTAGATACAATTGTACCAGATAATACTGTATTAGGTGAAGTTAAAATCCCTCCAGTACCATCTACATCCACAGATGATTGTGATTTTGATATTGTacctttaaaacaaaattatacagaaAGTCATTGCAAAACAAATAAGCCATTTACTTGTGGATTTTTGCGTAAAAAAATATCTGACAAACATGGGACACATAAAAGTATATTTCCTGTATCTAATTGCATTTGCAAAACACACAAATGGAAATTTCCGATGATTATGCAAAAAGCTTGGAAGCATAATAGACGTATCAGGCTCAAGTCAATTCCTAGTCTCAATAATATGCCCTTGCAAAGGTATCAAAGCCACCATAGTTCATCAGATGAAGATTGGTTTGAGGAAATTGCCGATGATGAAACTAATAATTGTGAtgacaagaaaaataaatgcatttctaATTCAAACATAATTCTCACTAATGACGATAATTGTTCTGTTAATTTTGACAATCAATCCGAACAAGTAgcaacaaacaaatttaaatggtGTTCTTCTTTTGCATTTAGAAAATTTTGCGACAAACGACCATTAACAGAAAAAAAGATAGCCCATAGAAATCCGACAACTTCTTGTCGGATTATATAA
- the LOC132921062 gene encoding N-acetyl-D-glucosamine kinase codes for MTDAFFGGIEGGASVSTVVLTNGNADILAELKGEGTNPWILGIEPCLSRVNDLIKEALRKADLNENTKLNGLGLSLSGCEDQIFCKTFESKLIECYPDLTDEVIVVSDTLAPIALACESGGAVIISGTGSNSLLINPDSSIKRCGGYGHLLGDEGSAFWIAFKSIKLCLDHLEDFNYVPNGYSIDRVWEAIKEHFNIDKVLDLLNVFYGEKKEKSEIAKLCKTISELAEDGDELSLWIFSEAGKELAKFIQSLYPGADKMLHKENGGLHVVCVGSVWKSWGLLKEGFMNQLDHHHNSQETIVDEFTLLVLEKTVALGGVYLIAKKLNYNFPYDYEHNYRILFHYVHDRQNQ; via the exons ATGACTGACGCATTTTTTGGCGGTATCGAAGG GGGAGCATCGGTTTCTACAGTTGTCTTAACCAATGGCAACGCAGATATTTTAGCTGAACTTAAAGGAGAAGGCACGAACCCATGG attcttGGAATTGAACCTTGCTTGTCTCGAGTTAATGACTTAATTAAAGAAGCTCTTAGGAAAGCTGATcttaatgaaaatacaaaattaaatggaTTG gGTTTGAGTTTAAGTGGATGTGAAGATCAAATATTCTGTAAAACAtttgaaagtaaattaatagAATGTTATCCAGACCTTACTGATGAAGTAATTGTTGTTAGTGATACGTTGGCACCAATCGCATTAGCTTGTGAAtcag gtgGAGCTGTTATTATCTCTGGTACTGGTTCAAATAGTCTTTTAATAAATCCAGATTCATCAATAAAACGATGTGGAGGCTATGGTCATCTACTTGGTGATGAAGGCAGCG CATTTTGGATAGCAttcaaaagtattaaattatgctTGGATCATTTGGAAGATTTTAATTATGTTCCTAATGGTTACTCAATTGACAGAGTATGGGAAGCAATtaaagaacattttaatattgataaagt tcTAGATTTGTTGAATGTGTTTTATggcgaaaaaaaagaaaaatcagaAATAGCTAAATTGTGTAAAACAATATCAGAACTAGCTGAAGATGGAGATGAACTAAGTCTGTGGATCTTTAGTGAAGCTGGAAAGGAGTTAGCAAAGTTTATACAATCACTCTACCCGGGTGCCGATAAA atgttACATAAAGAAAATGGTGGTCTGCATGTGGTGTGTGTTGGTTCTGTATGGAAAAGTTGGGGATTGCTAAAAGAAGGATTTATGAATCAACTTGATCATCATCACAACTCGCAAGAAACCATAGTAGACGAATTTACCTTATTGGTGCTTGAAAAGACTGTTGCTTTGGGTGGGGTGTATCTCattgcaaaaaaattaaattataattttccgtATGATTATGAACATAACTATAGAATACTTTTCCATTATGTACATGATCgacaaaatcaataa
- the LOC132922198 gene encoding inositol polyphosphate-5-phosphatase A isoform X3 — MACESSTRVLLVTANIGSIFENPSVMLKIWTEEFLNTVSRLDPYFIALHCQEVGGKNYEESMKHVNFFVSLLMTSKELRIFNRAQVFLDEEFTSAENFTALGNFYFIHEAIKEASIWDFNKQEFLSVTEKTIYSGNIEDVSTKEKSKFPQDFFPECKWSRKGFLRTRWKLNGSVFDLINIHLFHDASNFTAMQSHSSVYSIMRQKALEYTLDRFRNYEFGFAPFFLFGDFNFRTDTKAVIMKIVEGLDMVKDDVDKDNLVFQYTDNSKEVIFTLRKKEFRHLDHQNIFVSKSGSWLKDFDHELKSFEEQLFEFPIYFQPSYPFEENEHEGMNYMQTRCPAWCDRVVLSAGAKLLINEKALEEDNNGEVEYDLIGKKTCMGDHKPVYLKCDIMNNAGFTEVNVWERTLFDSKLPEDKNFVHLKETTV, encoded by the exons CCAAGTGtgatgttaaaaatatggacTGAAGAATTCTTGAat acTGTGAGCAGATTGGATCCATATTTTATAGCTTTGCATTGTCAAGAAGTTGGTGgaaaaaattatgaagaaagCATGAAACACGTCAATTTTTTTGTTAG TTTATTGATGACAAGCAAAGAATTAAGGATCTTCAATAGAGCTCAAGTATTTCTTGATGAAGAATTTACATCAGCGGAAAATTTTACA gcTTTGgggaacttttattttatacatgaagCCATAAAAGAAGCATCTATATGGGATTTTAATA AACAAGAGTTTTTATCAGTCACTGAAAAAACCATATATTCTGGAAATATTGAAGATGTTTCCACAAAAGAAAAGTCTAAATTTCCTCAAGATTTTTTTCCAGAA tgCAAATGGTCACGTAAAGGATTTTTAAGAACTAGATGGAAGCTCAATGGTTCTGTATTTGATctcataaatattcatttatttcatgACGCTTCAAATTTTACTGCAATGCAATct caTTCATCTGTTTATTCTATCATGAGACAAAAAGCACTTGAATACACTTTAGATCG GTTCCGTAATTATGAATTTGGATTTgctccattttttttatttggagaTTTTAATTTTCGCACAGATACCAAAGCTGTCATAATG aaaatagttGAGGGGTTGGATATGGTAAAAGATGACGTTGATAAAGATAACTTAGTTTTTCAGTATACAGACAATTCAAAAGAA gttatttttactttaagaaAAAAAGAATTTCGTCATTTGGaccatcaaaatatatttgtgtcaAAAAGTGGATCgtgg TTAAAAGATTTTGATCACgaattaaaatcatttgaaGAACAATTGTTTGAATTTCCTATATATTTTCAACCAAGTTATCCATTTGAAGAAAATGAACACGAAGGAATGAACTATATGCAAACCAGATGCCCAGCTTGGTGTGATAGAGTAGTTTTAAGTGCTGGTgctaaacttttaattaatgaaaag GCATTAGAAGAAGATAATAATGGTGAAGTGGAGTATGATCTTATTGGAAAGAAAACTTGCATGGGAGATCataag CCTGTGTACTTGAAATGTGACATAATGAACAATGCAG gtTTTACAGAAGTAAATGTTTGGGAAAGGACATTGTTTGACTCTAAACTCCCCGAAGACAAGAACTTCGTTCACTTAAAGGAGACTACTGTTTAA